The sequence below is a genomic window from Spirochaetota bacterium.
CCAATCTTCTTAATGCAACAATTGCCATACCGGGTCAATATACCACTGCACATCTTTTATTTTTGCTACGGTTTGGCAATTTGTGTAACATTACTCATGTACGCTTTGATGAAATATTGCCAGGCATCAATAATGGCCTATTTGATGCCGGCGTTATAATTCATGAAGGACGGTTTATCTATCACCAGTATAATTGTGACATGCTGATTGACTTAGGTAAATGGTGGGAGGATGTTACAGGTATGCCCATTCCATTAGGATGTATTGCCATTCATAAAAGACATGCACACAGTAAACCTCTGATTGAAGAATCCATCCGTCAATCAATACTGTACGCCCGTAAAAATCCTGATGTATCAAAAGAATATATCCGTTCACTTGCACAGGAGTTGGATGATACAGTGATACAGCAGCACATCGACCTTTATGTAAATGATTTCAGTTTGTCGCTGGGGACTACTGGTATGAAAGCGCTGCAAACACTAAAGGAAATGGCACAATGTCGCGGAATATTGTAGTTTTGCAATTTGCAACACAACTTGAGGCAAAGCCCATTATTGAAACATTACGGCTATCACCATTGCAACAAAAACCTTTTGTATTATACAGGGGCGATAGTTCATTGTATGCAATCATTGGCGGTATAGGAATCACCTCCGCTGCTATTGCTGCTACCTACGTGTACACTATACTCAATGCTGACAAAATAATTAATATAGGAGCCGCAGGAGCTCTTGCCCATAGCCTTTCACCGGGAACGATTGGCACTGTTACATCAGTATATGATACCACTCGATTTGACTTTGATACCGAAAAGCCTTTTACCTATGCTCTGACCCCAATAGATACTATAACACGGCTAACCTGTGTGAGTGTAACCAAACCGCTGCGCACCAGTGAAGAGCGAAAGCAGCATGCACCGATTGCAGATATTGTTGACATGGAACTTGCAGGAATAGCGCGAGCAAGCCAAAAATTTTCAAAACAATGCTATGCAATAAAATATATAAGTGACACAGCACAACACAATACCCATCAGGATATTGTGCAGAATATCATTCTCCTGTCACAGGTAACAGCACCAGAAATAGTTACGCTTGTACAATCATTAATTACTATAATACAATAACAGGCTTATTGTTCCACCAATTCTGCTGCCATTGCATCTACCTGCTTTGCACTTTCCAGTAATTTTTCAGCAGAATCAACAGTTCTCTGTATTGATTCATTGATATTAGATATAGCTTTGGTAATTTGCTCCAGACCAACCTTTTGTTCACGAATTGATATCACGACCATCTCGGACTTTTGCCGCATATTATCAGCTTCATTTTCCACTTTACTTTTTATCATATCCTGCGAATGCATCTGATTGTTTATATCTTTGATTTGATTATTTATAGAATCTATTAGATTAGCAATTTCATTAATTGCCTTTACTGTCTGGTCAACCTCAACCATTGCACTATCAATTTCACTGATATTGCGCTGAACCAGTCCACTAATATCCTTGATGCTGTTTGCTGTCATATCTGCAAGTTTGGACACCTCATTTGCAACTACCATAAACCCTTTACCTGCTTCTCCGGCGCGTGCAGCTTCTATTGATGCATTAAGTGATAGCAAATTGATCTTATCAGATATATCATTAATTATCTCTATAATATTTGTCATCTCGGCTGAACTTTGTGATACTGTGCGTAAACTATCAATCATAGTCTGGAGTTTGGCTACACTTGAATCAGTTGTCTGCTTAACATTTGATGATATCGTGATAGCATCTTCCACTCTTTTTCGTACAACCACTATAGCTTGCGACAACTCCTGTAATTGCTGCATAAGAGCATCAACCGCTTTTGACTGGTCTTCTCCAGTTTCTGCAATTGATTCAGCATTTGCTGCAATTTCCTCTGTTGTTGAAGTAATTTCTTCCATCGTTGCCGCTTCATCACGTGTATTTGTAAATAGTACCTGCGCATTATCTTTTAATTTCACAGTCAGGTCCAGAAGCTTTTTATTTAATTCTTTCCCCTGATTTACAAAATTCTGTAAATATAAAGCCAGAATATTAACATATTGTGTAACAGCACCTATTTCACTCCTGTCAAGCATTGGTATTTGCTCAATATGAAAATCTCCTTCTGCCAGCTTTTGTAAATTATTGATAGTCATTCTCATGCCTTTTCGTATTCCCTGTGTTGATTCATATAACAATACTATCATGGTAATTAATGACATAACCGTAACAAATAGTATATACCCTGTAATTTTTTCTACTTGAATCAGTTGTGCTTGCAAAAGAATAATCATCAATGTCATAATAACCAGCGGAATAGTCAACGTTGCCATTACCGTTAAAAATAGCCTGATAGGCAAACTAACCAGGGAATATTGTTTTCGTGAAAAATTTATCTGAGCTAATGAAGGTATTTTTAATACCTGTGAGAGCATGTTTTCGGTGGTGAAATATGATATTACTGCATTCACGGTAGCACTCATAAATACATCTATCAGGTATATCTTAATTCTTCCAAATTCAACATAGTCCAGGGAATACATACAGAAGAATATAGCCACTAATCCACAAAACCATCGCAAAGAAATAATGAGTGCTTCAATTCGTGGATAATTAAGCAATTTTAACTTAACTTTTTCTAAATCAACACCATCATTAATCTTTTTGAAAAGCCTTTTTAAAATAAAAAAACGAATATACGTTCCAATAATCAAAAACAATACTGAAAAAATAAGTGAAAACACATTTAAAGCTTTTACAGCTTCTTCATCATAATGTCCGGTTAATTTACCAAAAACATTTACCAGAGGGACAACAATAAAATTAATGTAAATTTCAATGCGTAATGTTAGTTTCCAGATAAACTTTTTACCAATTTGCATTCAATTCACCTCCTTTTAAAGAAAACAATTACTGTATCATTTTTATAAGGTTGGCATACCAAAACTGTAATTATTATACGCTCATGTAATTGCTTTTTTCTTATTTTAAGTACTGTTTTAAGCATGTTTATATTATTAAAGAAGGTTTTGAGAAAACTTTTGCTATTGCACATATTTTTAGGGGATATTATATTCATCAATAATTCCTTACAATAGATAGCACCCCTTTCTTTATATATGGATCAACCTAACATAATATTATAACATTTTTCAAGAATTTTTTATATTCAAAACAAGCAATAATTCCAAAAAATTTTTTAGTATAAAGCAATGAATTAATACCCTATTGCAATTGGTAGCCAGAGCAATAGATAATTTATAGCATGAAAAAAGTTATATAGTAAATACTATTTCATAATTTTAAATTTACATACCGTTTGTATAACACATAAAATATTTGAAATTATCATTGAAATTATATAGACTGTTTGTAGTGTGAAAGTACAGGTAAACGTTGAACATTGATTTAACAAGAGGTTATAATGCCAACAAAGACTCAAAAAAATGATACCAAAACCCAATTCTGCGCATTCTGTGAACATACCGGCATTGTGCGAAATCCCCATTTTGAAGAGATAGGTCAGGAGCCGTTAGTACCCTGCCCGCGCTGTGTGTTGAATAAATGCCAGTGTGGTGGACAACCTCCGTATTACATAGAAAAAGACGGCACAATATCTGATTGCTATTGTCGTGAAATTAGAATGAAGATTAATCGCATTAAAGCAATTTACTCACGGTGTGGCATTGACAAAAAATATCAGTGGCGCTTTTTTAATTCCTTTGAAGCCAATTCAAAATTAGCCTCCAACGCAAAAAATGTAGCATACGATATCGTTTCAAAATTTCCGGATGTGCGCAAAGGACTTTTTTTATGGGGAAATCCTGGAACTGGCAAAACACTGCTTTCTTCTATTATTTTAACAGAGCTCATCATACGCCATGCCATTGAAGGACGCTTTATAAAAATTTCCCGCACATTTTTTAACAAACTGCGTGCAACCTTTGCCGAAGGTTCTGCCACTTACGGTACCGCGCAGGAAATTGAGTATGAACTGGAAAACGCTGATGTACTTGTGGTAGATGACTTTGGTGTCCAGCGCGATTCCCCCTGGGAGCAGGAAACTTTGTATAATTTAGTTGATGCACGCTACGAGGCCGAAAAATTTACTATATTCACTTCTAACGTTGACCCCAAAAGTGCACTTGCCGATATTGCCGGGGGACGGGTGTTATCGCGCATTAAAGAAATGTGTACTATTTTAGAGCTAACAGGTCCTGATTACAGGGAAAAATTATAATGGTAGCGTGTGCATACATATTATTGGGAAGCAATATGGGCGATAGTTACCAATATATTGCCACAGCCATTGAAAAACTGTCCACACTGGAAAAAACAAAAATTGTAACACAAAGCAGTGTAATAGTAACCAAACCCTTAGAATTTATCATGCAGCCCGATTTTGTAAATACAGTTATAGCACTGCAAACGCAACTGCCACCACACACATTGCTTGAAAAGCTTCAAGAAATTGAGCATGCACTGGGAAGGGAACGAACCATTCCCAAAGGACCCCGCACTATTGACTGCGATATATTGCTTTACAATGATATGATTTGTTCAACACCAACACTTACCCTTCCTCATCCGCAAATATACACACGCCCCTTTGCCGCACAGCTTTTATTTGAAATTGATCCAGACATCATTGATCCAATTTCACACAAACCATTACGGGAGGTAGTGCTATGCCATCAATAAAAAACATCAAAGATTTTGCAAAGATGAAGCAATCAGCCCAGCCTATAGCCATGATAACCTGTTATGATTATGCATTTGCGCGTGTGGTAAGCGAAACTGATATAGATGTCATACTGGTTGGCGATTCTTTGGGGATGGTTGTGGCAGGCTATGACACCACCATACCGGTAACCCTTGACCAGATGATTTATCACACCAGCATGGTACGCCGCGGTGCGCCCAATCATTTTATAGTAACCGACCTTCCATTTATGAGCTATCATGTATCCATTGAAGATACCATGCGTAACTGTGGGCGCATCATGAAAGAATGTAACACCAATGCAGTGAAACTTGAAGGCGGAAGAGACTTTGTGCCAGTTGTAGAAGCACTTACAAAAGCATCAATTCCTGTAATGGGGCATTTAGGGCTAACACCGCAATCGGTGCATAAATTAGGTGGATACTCTGTACAGGGAAAGGACGAAGAACAGCGCAAAATCATAATGGAGGATGCACTATTGTTACAAAAAGCTGGTGCATTTGCACTGGTGCTTGAAATGGTTCCCGAGCAGCTTGCACAAGAAATAACTGAAGCGCTTGATATACCCACCATTGGCATAGGAGCAGGTCGCTACTGCAATGGACAGGTTCTTGTTATTAACGATATGCTGGGCCTAAACAAAGGATTCAATCCAAAATTTTTAAAGCGCTATGCCGACCTTTATACCACATCACAGCAGGCAATACAGGATTACTGTAAAGAAGTAAAGGAACATATATTCCCTGCAGAAAGCAATGTGTTTAAATAATCAACGCGGAAAGCGTTTGGCATTTTCTTCATTATATTCGGTAATCATTTTTTCAATGGCTGGATCATCAGGATCTTCCCACTTTGGCAATTCAAAAGAATGTTCATAGCTTGTGATTTTTGCATCAGTAACTATCGCCCGTAAAATTCCAATGCGTGAACCGTTTGGCCCTGCCTGCACAATTAATGTATTGCCCACTTTAACAGGCTTTTTAACAAGCGTTTGTGAATGCCCGCCAACAATAAGCGCAATTTGCGGAAACAAAACTGCCAGCTCTTTATCCTTTTCAAAACCTAAATGCGAAATAACAACAATAAAATTGCCAGTTAAAAATTTTATCTCTTGTTGCAAAGCTTCTTTGGGATTGGAAATTTTTATTTTTGACACAATCTCGTTTGGATAATACTTAAATGCATCATTATCAATAAGTGCTGTAATTCCAATTGTTTTTTTACCGATAGTTACTGTTACATGTTTCTTTGGCGATTGCCATTTGCCACCTGCAAAATACTGAAGATTGGCACACACAAATGGCAACTCATTTTGATACTGGTACAATGTATCAATGCCTGCAGCAAACTCCTGATCACCAATACCAACAGCTGTATATCCAATGTGTTTATAGCCCTTGATTAAATATTTGGTAAGCAATGTATCAGGATAGTAACTACAGAAGTCACCACTTTCTAGAAGTAGCGCACCGGGATATTTTTTCTTTAACTGAGCTATAGCATACCCGCGCTTAACAAGTCCACCCTTTGGATCAGCACTACACTGGCAGGCTTCCAGTATGCCATTGAGTGAATTGGTATACAAGAAAGTTATTTCATTCTTTTGATTTTTTTCTTGCGAATATGCAATACTTAAAACAACAGCACATATCACTATTATAACAATAAATATTATGACGTTAAATTTCATTATACCCATGCCTCCGTAACGAATATTTCACTTTTATGTATTAAAAAATTAAGATTAAAACCTACCTTGATTGCCTATATTACAGCGAAAAAAATTGCATATCAGATTATTATAATCACTTTTATTGTCTGGATTGCTATTATTGTAATCACCGATAAGCCATTATATATAGACGCTTATATTAGGCTGTATGTTACCTTTATGTATTAAATTTTCAATAATTTTTTTGTTTAGCTTTTATTGGCTCTGACCCCAACACCTTTTATAAAAGGTTTTTCGTAACGATTAAGCCAAAATGCACTTTACACATAAAAAGATGTAATAGTTGATACCGTGCATAATACCTGATATAAACAAGAGAAATGCTAAATGCAGAAGTATTCATGTATTATGACACCATACAAAATCTAGAGCAGGTACGTATTGAGTTTTCATAAAAATTTGTTTGGTATAATGGATAAATTATTATACAACCGCTCAGGAAGCAATGCCTGCATTTTCTATTCTTATCATGCAATAAAAAATATTTTAATTTTGTATTTTCAAACCACACCACCCAGCAGGTATTTCTCCACGAATCAACGAACGTGAAACACCACCATATAGGTTAACCTCTGGAGGGATGGCTTTTTTTTGTTTAATTTTAAATGTTTTTGATTCAATCTGTGTAAAACGGCCTAACCGCAAAGGTATTAATTCATTTGAATTACATACAGTAGTTATATTTTCTTTTACTTTTGGATCTATTGGATGTTTTTTATTATTTAATATTTCCAGGTTAAAATCCATCAAACTCTTCATTATGAATTCAATATTAAGAAAATCCCCTAATTTATAATTATTAACAAACTTTTTTAATCCATCTTCATCAATGGTAATTTCTCCTTCAGCAATGCATTCATCTTTATTTATATAGTGGCTAGCTGACATCTCAGTATAGATGGGTATTCCTTTTTGCTGCTTACCTTTTCCAATTATCCTCACGGTATCTAAAAGAACCGTTTGGTTTTTAAACATTAAATCTGATACTTTCATAAACCTGAAAGGATCAAGTCCTATATCAAATATTGCATTAGTATCTTTTTTCATTATTTGCATTTCGAAATCAGTTGATTGAAAATTTTTTGGTTTATTATTTTTAAATAATTTAACATTGGGATACATATTATTTTTTTTTCTTAATGATTCCAGCAATGCTGTCCTTAATGCTCCTTTCAATGTTGAACCTGGAATATAAGGTTTCATGCTGAGTTCATCTTTAAAAATCTTATAAATTATTGCGTATGGATTGCTATCGACCCCTTGAATAAATTGGGGATGTGCCTGAACTCTTTGTATAATAACATCTAAATTTTGCAGTGCAACATTTTGCAGGATAGACCGTGCCCTCAAAAGCTTTTCTTTATCTTTTTTTATATCAGCAACAAGGGTATCCATAATGCTGAAAAATTGTTCTCTTTCTTTCTGGCTCATGAAATTAAAAGCTTTATTAAAATCAATAAGCATTATGGACTTTCCATCTTTAGTTGGCAATAATTCAAATATACTATAAAATTCGCCGCTATGTATGATAAGTGGTGTAATGATATGTATTTTAACGGTATATGATTTCATATAATAATACCCCTACTACTACTCATTAATTCTATAAATAGCAACATCAATCATGTTGTTATACCAACATCATTAGAATAATCAAAATATACAGGATAGGCATAAGCATATTGCCGTATTCTATAATCTGTGTGGACATTGTTTAGTAATTTACCATTTTTACCATTAGTTGTAAAAAACGTTGACCCAGCTTTATACAATACTATGGGCTTTTTATTAAAAAGCAACTGCCCATTTATACCTTTTTGACTAAATTCTCCACCTAATTTGCCATACTTTGTTATTGTAGTATAACATAACGGTTGAAGGTTTTGACCAGCACAATCACTTAACGTAACAAAATACTTTCCCTGGTACCCAAAAATGTTTTTTTCAATTACATCTAATTCATCAATTTTGACATCAAATATCCCTTTACCAGTAGAAGCATCACTACCAAATCCCATCTGACAAGCTGTAAAAAATGCATTTTTAAAAATATCAGAATAACTGTCATCAAATTCAGTTACGTATACATTGTAACACATGCCATCCACGTTATTATAATAATAACTATTAGTAAATAATACCCCTTTCCTTACCATACCCGTAATACGGCTTATTGAGTTTCTTGTGATATCTATCTGACCTGGTTCAATTTTTTCTATTTCTGGAAGGTTAAGCTCTTGTATCAATAAATCTTGATTATAATCTTTTTGATATTTTTCAAATAATTCTAGCGAGATACATTTCAAATTTTTTAGTTTTTTATCACTTTCTATTTCTGAAATTGAATCCTTTAATGTAAAGGTTAATTGTGGCTTGTACATATAACCTTGCGGTATAAGTGAAGAAATAATAATTGGAATTGAATTGTTATCATATTCTTTAAGAAAGGATATTAGTGTATTTTCGCCATATAGAAATCGAATATACCAACATACAGTCCCAAAAATTGTATCAGCAGAAAATATATCAGAAAACAGTGAAAGTGGTTTTAAAATATATTTATATTGCCGTTTCATCTTTGTATAACCTATGATAATGGTTCATCGTCAAGATATAAATCTTTAAACTGAATCTTACCATAACCTCTGCTTCCACTCCCACCTAATGCATCCTTTTCAAGGAGTTTGAGCCCTTCTCGCAATAAATCAGTTATTTCCTTCCCATCCCCATCTTCTTTGAATATTCGTAGAGAAATTTCAAAATTAAATGATAATCCTGCTATAACTCGTTCTGACTGACGAGGATTTAAAGCTCTACCTTTTATTCTATCTATAGTATTTTCTGTTTTTGCTTCGGTGGCCAATATATTGCGTTGTTTGAGCAATTCAATTGATTCGTCATCTAGAAAAGCATCCCTGAAAATTGCTCGTGTAATACCAACTTCTGAATCTTTATTGGTATTACCAAATGTTTTACAAATATGACACTTCCCACAATTACATGGTCCCCCTTTTTCCTTATCAAACTTATCCATATGAAGTTCCAAGAGACTACGTATTTTACCTTTAAGTGAAGAACCAGGTATATAAGGATAACCAGTTTTAGGGTCCTTAATTACAGGGTTATCAATACCACCAATTTCAATACCTTCAGTACCTCCGCCAATATGAAGTCCTGTCTTTAAATATATCTTTCCTTTAATTTTTTTAATTGTTAAATTTGCTATTTCCATATATTTTCCTCCTTATCTGATTCATTTCTGGAATTTTTGAGTTTTTGTTTTACCTTCAACTTCTGAAATATATGTATAATACGCTATTATTGCCTGGTAATGCATCAAAAATATTTTAAAATCAGAAATTGTTTTTATCTTATCTATTTCTTCATCCATATATTCTTTATAATCATTTGATACCAAAAACTTATTATTTGATTTTCTACCTGCACTGTAGGCAATCTTTGATTTTATAAATTTAATATGGGGTAAAATTTCTTTTTCAAACCACGCATCATTTGCATCTTGATTTTCATCTATTTTCCGCTCAATAATCTTAAAATCATCATAGAACTTCCGTATCTGGTTTTTATCAATATTGATAAAATCCGCTGCTTTTTTCTCAGCATCTTTTGTTACATATGATTCGGTTAATTCTATCATTGTTATGCCTCCTTATGATTTATTTCTTTTTCTCGTGTTTCATATAATGCTAATGAAATAATTGTTTCCAGAATATATGGCTTTAAACGTGAATAATCTTCAAAACACTGCTCAAGATATTGCAACTCTTCTTTATTTACCAATTGGCCATCTTTTTTAATTATTATATTCCTGCTAACGTCATATTTAAAATATGGAATATATATTAAATCCTCTGATGGTTTAAACTTATTTCTATATACCTTTTTTGCCATACGTGAATACTTCAGCAATCTGTATAAAAAAGAATGGTTAATTTTTGATTCAACACTATTATTTTGCTCAATAAACCATTGGGCTTTTTGATGTATATCACGTAATTGATCATATGAAATTACATTAAAATAATGTATTCTATTCCTACCACCATCTTTCGCTTCTTTTAATTTTTCTTCTGCCATGAGTGCACTTTTGCTCATAGGATAATCAGGTTTTTGAATATATGTTCCGGTTGAGAAATGCAAATCCGGATGGTTACATACAAATTCTTTAAATTTTCTTTCAACAGTATCCATGAAATCTATTACTTGATTCCATGGAGCTATAACAAATAAATCATCTCCACCAGAAAATACTGTATAGATATTGGAAAATTCTTTTTGTAAAACATCTTTTATTACAAGATTAAAAAAAACATTGAACATCCGTGATAGTGTAACATACCGTGATACCGAAAGATCCTGTATGCCCTGGCTAAATATACTACCCATGTTATCTACATCAAGTTTGATGTATGCTAAAAAAGCAGAGCCTACACCTCTTTTTTTATTATTATCTTTATCATTATAATATATTATAGCTGATTCTGCTATTTCTTTAAATTCTAATGTTTTATTATCCTTTTGAGGAACATAATTATTATACATTAGAAATGGTAGGTTTGAATCATTATCAAAACTAAAAGCACTAATAATGTTTTCATTAGAATTTAATGTATCTACAATGCTCATTGATATTTTTTCATTAAAATAGTTTACATCTCCACGCCTTTTACTAAAAAGAACAATACTATTTTTAGTAATTTTAGAACCTATTTTAAACATTTCATCACATGAATTGCATCTTTCTTCTTCATGACCCGGCACAGGTGAATACCTACCACAAGATTTGCATAATTCACCTTCGTCATAATTTATATCAATAATACAATCTCCATTTTTTAATATATTATAAAATTTACGCGATTTAGCTATAGCCAATTTGTAATTTATTGTTTTGATAACATTACCAAATGATTTTAATTTCATCTCATCCTGAGAGGCTTCTAAACTATAATCATAAACTACGGTGAAATCGCCATGGAATGTATTGAAAAACCATTTATCTGCCTCTTGAGTAAATTTCCTTATTGTATCTTTTATGTGTGGTAAATTTGGCAAAATAAGAGTAAATTTTCCACCTGCATTCATCAATTGAACAAAGGGTGGTATTCCTAATGTATCACAAAGAGCATAGCAGTATGCCTGAGCTATCATAGCAACATATAATGATCGCCCTCTTATTATCTTTGATGAACCAGGAAATGCTTTTTGTTGATGCTGAAAAATAAATTGCTGGATACCTGATAGGTCACCTGCAAAAAATAGAAATGGTTTATCTGTAGTGCTCCCTTCATCGTGAAGTACTTTTAATACTAATGCTATTGCTGCTGTCGTTATAGCATGATCATATAAAGAAATGTCACAATATTTGTCATTTGTTGCTGATGGGATACACCAGCAATATTTTTGCAATAATGAAATAATATTATTAACAAAGTGATTTAAACCATATACTGGTTTATATTGTTGTATAGATTTTTCTAAATCTTTAACAAATGCACCCCATAATGTTTTATATTGATCCGCTAATATTGTAGTCTCTTCTTTTATTTCAAAAGGATATACGTTTTCAGGAGTTAAAGGTTTTAAATTATACCCATAAAGTGTATTAATACTTTTACTTAATGATATTCGGGTAAATACTGATCGCAAGTGACGTTTAAAATGACCACCCTTAACGTAATCTGTTTCATCACTGCGGTCACTTGCAGCAGATATGTTATCGGCTAAATCTATAATGCTTTCATCAGGAGTACTTGCATTATGATGTTTTGCAGCAAGATTCTTTACTTTTATCCAATCAAGTTCTCTTGGCAGATTTATTGTTTTACAGTCATTTTCAAAAAAGTCATATGTCCATAAAGCATGACGATGTGAATATCTACCGCTACTATGTGAAGGAAGTACAATAGCTTCAATTTCCCTTGGAAAAGCTGCATGTTCTTTGCCTTCATAAGCTCTTTCTTTAAATTTTCCTATGTCATGAAATAATGAAGCAATTATAATTTCATAATACTCTTTTTTCATATATCACACCTAATAAAACGATAATAGGTCATACAACCTGTATAGCTCCAAATCCAAATGATGTGTTATTCCCAATATTAATAATTTCTCCAATCTTTAATAATGGATATATTGATTCAACATTCCCAGAAAAGATTGCTTTACCTTTATACCCACTTAATGGCATTTTTTGATTCCTTCTTTTAGAATATCTTTCAATAAATTCTAATCTAATATCCTGTGATACACAATGTATTGAATTAAAATCAATGTTGCTTATATCTACTATGACGGGATTGTTCTCAAAAAAATAGGAAATAATTTCAATTTTTCTTCTAATATTTTTTATAATAGTTTCAATATCAACGTATTTCTGATATTTACCATTTGATTTGATTTTACATGGCGTTAAAAATGAAATTTCTAATGTATCAGAAATGTAATCATTATTGCAACATGAAAATGCTTTAAGATCACTTAATTGGATGGTTTCTCCATTATATATTATGGAATTGCTTGCATAATCATGTATGCTTTTTATTGTAAATCTTCCTCTTTTAATGCCTATGCCTTTTTCACCCAATTCCATGAACGCATGGAGAATATTTGGAAAATATTTAAATGCATCACCAAAAAGTGAAAACTTAAAGGTAAAAGTATCACCCTTTTCAAATTGAACAGGGTAATCAAATAAAGGAGTCAATGCAAAAGGATGGGGTATATATTCAGATTGGCTCATCTTTTCAGAAGGTTTTATATTGGGAGTTTCAAAAATTATGGCATAAACACACATAGTTACCAGGGGGCATTCTATACAATACTTATGTTGTTTCATAATACATACAGAATTCTTCAATGCAACACCAAAACCACCTCTTAGCGCAATTCCTGGGAAATTTGGGAATGTTATTTGTGTAACAACTTCACAGTTAACTTTTAAAGCATATATATGTAAATTACGTAAAATATCCCACATGATTGGTATTTTATATATTATATTTTTTATAACTTGTAAAAAAATTAAACTATACTTTTTATCTAATATTATAATATGACATTTTTTTGTCAAACAAAAAACACGGACACCA
It includes:
- the csm5 gene encoding type III-A CRISPR-associated RAMP protein Csm5, whose protein sequence is MKSYTVKIHIITPLIIHSGEFYSIFELLPTKDGKSIMLIDFNKAFNFMSQKEREQFFSIMDTLVADIKKDKEKLLRARSILQNVALQNLDVIIQRVQAHPQFIQGVDSNPYAIIYKIFKDELSMKPYIPGSTLKGALRTALLESLRKKNNMYPNVKLFKNNKPKNFQSTDFEMQIMKKDTNAIFDIGLDPFRFMKVSDLMFKNQTVLLDTVRIIGKGKQQKGIPIYTEMSASHYINKDECIAEGEITIDEDGLKKFVNNYKLGDFLNIEFIMKSLMDFNLEILNNKKHPIDPKVKENITTVCNSNELIPLRLGRFTQIESKTFKIKQKKAIPPEVNLYGGVSRSLIRGEIPAGWCGLKIQN
- a CDS encoding 1,4-dihydroxy-6-naphthoate synthase, producing MLSLAFSSCPNDTFIFHATVHKCIDTHDFEFDVHIDDVESLNHAALTQRYDITKLSFHGYLYVQQYYDLLDAGAALGFGCGPLVVTRKGLTNLLNATIAIPGQYTTAHLLFLLRFGNLCNITHVRFDEILPGINNGLFDAGVIIHEGRFIYHQYNCDMLIDLGKWWEDVTGMPIPLGCIAIHKRHAHSKPLIEESIRQSILYARKNPDVSKEYIRSLAQELDDTVIQQHIDLYVNDFSLSLGTTGMKALQTLKEMAQCRGIL
- the zapE gene encoding AFG1/ZapE family ATPase encodes the protein MPTKTQKNDTKTQFCAFCEHTGIVRNPHFEEIGQEPLVPCPRCVLNKCQCGGQPPYYIEKDGTISDCYCREIRMKINRIKAIYSRCGIDKKYQWRFFNSFEANSKLASNAKNVAYDIVSKFPDVRKGLFLWGNPGTGKTLLSSIILTELIIRHAIEGRFIKISRTFFNKLRATFAEGSATYGTAQEIEYELENADVLVVDDFGVQRDSPWEQETLYNLVDARYEAEKFTIFTSNVDPKSALADIAGGRVLSRIKEMCTILELTGPDYREKL
- the folK gene encoding 2-amino-4-hydroxy-6-hydroxymethyldihydropteridine diphosphokinase translates to MVACAYILLGSNMGDSYQYIATAIEKLSTLEKTKIVTQSSVIVTKPLEFIMQPDFVNTVIALQTQLPPHTLLEKLQEIEHALGRERTIPKGPRTIDCDILLYNDMICSTPTLTLPHPQIYTRPFAAQLLFEIDPDIIDPISHKPLREVVLCHQ
- a CDS encoding methyl-accepting chemotaxis protein; protein product: MQIGKKFIWKLTLRIEIYINFIVVPLVNVFGKLTGHYDEEAVKALNVFSLIFSVLFLIIGTYIRFFILKRLFKKINDGVDLEKVKLKLLNYPRIEALIISLRWFCGLVAIFFCMYSLDYVEFGRIKIYLIDVFMSATVNAVISYFTTENMLSQVLKIPSLAQINFSRKQYSLVSLPIRLFLTVMATLTIPLVIMTLMIILLQAQLIQVEKITGYILFVTVMSLITMIVLLYESTQGIRKGMRMTINNLQKLAEGDFHIEQIPMLDRSEIGAVTQYVNILALYLQNFVNQGKELNKKLLDLTVKLKDNAQVLFTNTRDEAATMEEITSTTEEIAANAESIAETGEDQSKAVDALMQQLQELSQAIVVVRKRVEDAITISSNVKQTTDSSVAKLQTMIDSLRTVSQSSAEMTNIIEIINDISDKINLLSLNASIEAARAGEAGKGFMVVANEVSKLADMTANSIKDISGLVQRNISEIDSAMVEVDQTVKAINEIANLIDSINNQIKDINNQMHSQDMIKSKVENEADNMRQKSEMVVISIREQKVGLEQITKAISNINESIQRTVDSAEKLLESAKQVDAMAAELVEQ
- the panB gene encoding 3-methyl-2-oxobutanoate hydroxymethyltransferase translates to MPSIKNIKDFAKMKQSAQPIAMITCYDYAFARVVSETDIDVILVGDSLGMVVAGYDTTIPVTLDQMIYHTSMVRRGAPNHFIVTDLPFMSYHVSIEDTMRNCGRIMKECNTNAVKLEGGRDFVPVVEALTKASIPVMGHLGLTPQSVHKLGGYSVQGKDEEQRKIIMEDALLLQKAGAFALVLEMVPEQLAQEITEALDIPTIGIGAGRYCNGQVLVINDMLGLNKGFNPKFLKRYADLYTTSQQAIQDYCKEVKEHIFPAESNVFK